The DNA region AACACGTGGTGCGCACCAATCTGCTCGCCAGCAGTTATTGCATCGAGGCCGCCCTGCCGCTGCTACGCCAAGGCACGGCGCCGCATCTGGTCGGCGTGGCCAGTTCGGTGACCTATCTGCCGCTGCCTCGGGCCGAAGCCTACGGGGCATCGAAGGCCGGGTTGCGTTACCTGTTCGAATCGCTGCGCATCGATCTTGCCGACGAAGGTATTGAAGTCACCGTGGTCAGCCCGGGATTTGTCGAGACGCCGCTGACCGCCAAAAACGATTTCCCGATGCCGCTCAGTTGGCCTGTGGATAAAGCCGCACGGCACATCTTTGCCAAGCTCAAGGATCGGCCACTGGAGATCGCTTTTCCGGCCCTGTTCATGGCGGCGCTCTGGCCGTTGTCGAAACTGCCCGCGCGCGTGCAACTGGCCATCGGCAAACGCATGGTGCGCAAACCACCACCACAAACGGATCTGGCATGAAGATCGCCATCGTCGGGAGCGGGATCGCCGGGTTGACCTGCGCCTACCTGCTCAATCGCCGACACGAGATCACGGTGTTCGAGGCCAGCGACTGGGTCGGTGGCCACACGCATACCGTGGAGGTCACCGTCGAGGGCCGGCAGTACGCCGTGGACACCGGTTTCATCGTGTTCAACGACTGGACCTACCCGAACTTCATTCGCTTGCTGGGCCAACTGGGCGTGACGTTCAAACCGACCGAAATGAGCTTCTCGGTGACCGATCCGGACACCGGCCTGGAATACAACGGCAACAACCTCAACAGCCTGTTTGCCCAGCGCAGCAATCTGTTGTCGCCAGGGTTTTGGGGCATGTTGCGTGACATTCTGCGCTTCAACAAAGAAGCCCAGCGCGACCTTCTCGAATTGCGTATCGCCGCCGACATGACGCTCGATGATTACCTCAAGGCTGGCGGTTATGGCGAGCGTTTCATCCTGCATTACATCGTGCCGATGGGCGCGGCGATCTGGTCGATGCCGATGGCCGAAATGCTTGATTTCCCGCTGCAGTTCTTCGTGCGTTTCTTCAAGAACCACGGGCTGCTGTCGGTCAGTGATCGTCCGCAATGGCAAGTTATCGAGGGCGGCTCCAGCGCCTACATCGCGCCATTGACTGCTTCGTTCAAAGACAGGATTCGCCTCAACTGCCCGGTCAACCGGGTCGATCGCGACGTGCACGGCGTGGTTATCCACAGCCCGGCGGGCATCGAACATTTTGACCAGGTGGTATTTGCCTGCCACAGCGATCAGGCCCTGCAATTGCTCGCCAGCCCGAGCGATGCCGAACGCGAAATCCTCGGTGCCCTGCCCTACGCCGACAACGAAGTGGTGCTGCACACCGACACGCGCCTGTTGCCCACACGGAAACTGGCGTGGGCGAGCTGGAATTATCGCCTCGGCGGATCCGGCCATACCCAAGCCGCGGTCACCTACGACATGAACATTCTGCAAGGCATCCAGAGCGACACCACGTTCTGCGTCAGCCTCAACCAGAGCGCCGGCATCAGCCCGTTCAAAGTGCTGGCCAAGTACACCTATGCGCACCCGCAATACAGCCTCGCGGCGGTCGCGGCACAAAATCGCTGGGGCGAACTCGATGGCGCACACCACACGCATTATTGCGGCGCCTATTGGGCCAACGGTTTTCATGAAGACGGCGTGGTCAGCGGTTTACGCGTGGCCGCAGCCTTCGGGGAAACCTTATGAACAGCGCCCTGTACAGCGGCTGGATCGGCCATCGGCGTTTCTCGCCGCGTCGGCATGAGTTCCGCTATCGGATCGGCCTGCTCTATCTCGACCTGAGCGAGCAGGATGCGGTGCTGGCGCTGTCACCGCTGGCGGGGCGCAGCCGCTTTGCGCCGTTCTCGTTTCGCGAGACAGATTACCTGAAGACCTTTACCGGTCGCGGCGTGCGCCTGATCGATGCCGTGCGCCAGCAGGTTGGCGCAGCCATCGGTCATGCGCCGCAAGGCACGGTCTGCCTGCTGACCCAGGCGCGCAGTTGGGGCTTGTCGTTCAATCCGGTGAGTTTCTTTTATTGCCACGAGGCCGACGGTCAACTGGCAGCGATTGTCTGCGAAGTCACCAACACGCCGTGGCGCGAGCGCTATCACTACGTGTTGCCGGCACGCGCACCGATCAATCCGGGCAATGTTCATCAGCACTTTGCCGTGGCAAAGGCGTTTCACGTTTCACCGTTCTTGCCGCGCGATCTCGAATACCGCATGAGCTTCAGCCCTGCCGCGCAAACCCTCGGCGTGCACATGGCTGACTGGCAGGGCGAACACAAACTGTTCGACGCCACCCTCAACCTGCAACGCGAAACGCTCGATCGCCCAAGCTTGCACCGTTACTTGCGGCGTTTCCCGTGGATGACCGCGAAAACCGCTCTGGCGATTT from Pseudomonas helmanticensis includes:
- a CDS encoding SDR family NAD(P)-dependent oxidoreductase, whose product is MSRTTPRRYWLTGASSGIGAALAEEILKTGAHLAVSSRQIAPLKVLAQRYPGQVLVVPGDLTNSQTVREIGQQIAEDWGSLDSVILNAGTCEYVDAKQFDASIIEHVVRTNLLASSYCIEAALPLLRQGTAPHLVGVASSVTYLPLPRAEAYGASKAGLRYLFESLRIDLADEGIEVTVVSPGFVETPLTAKNDFPMPLSWPVDKAARHIFAKLKDRPLEIAFPALFMAALWPLSKLPARVQLAIGKRMVRKPPPQTDLA
- a CDS encoding NAD(P)/FAD-dependent oxidoreductase, translated to MKIAIVGSGIAGLTCAYLLNRRHEITVFEASDWVGGHTHTVEVTVEGRQYAVDTGFIVFNDWTYPNFIRLLGQLGVTFKPTEMSFSVTDPDTGLEYNGNNLNSLFAQRSNLLSPGFWGMLRDILRFNKEAQRDLLELRIAADMTLDDYLKAGGYGERFILHYIVPMGAAIWSMPMAEMLDFPLQFFVRFFKNHGLLSVSDRPQWQVIEGGSSAYIAPLTASFKDRIRLNCPVNRVDRDVHGVVIHSPAGIEHFDQVVFACHSDQALQLLASPSDAEREILGALPYADNEVVLHTDTRLLPTRKLAWASWNYRLGGSGHTQAAVTYDMNILQGIQSDTTFCVSLNQSAGISPFKVLAKYTYAHPQYSLAAVAAQNRWGELDGAHHTHYCGAYWANGFHEDGVVSGLRVAAAFGETL
- a CDS encoding DUF1365 domain-containing protein, yielding MNSALYSGWIGHRRFSPRRHEFRYRIGLLYLDLSEQDAVLALSPLAGRSRFAPFSFRETDYLKTFTGRGVRLIDAVRQQVGAAIGHAPQGTVCLLTQARSWGLSFNPVSFFYCHEADGQLAAIVCEVTNTPWRERYHYVLPARAPINPGNVHQHFAVAKAFHVSPFLPRDLEYRMSFSPAAQTLGVHMADWQGEHKLFDATLNLQRETLDRPSLHRYLRRFPWMTAKTALAIYWQALRLLLKRAPIFAHQAADGSFQTATVPPKEHRHEIL